Genomic window (Chloroflexota bacterium):
GTGCCTGGCGTTGCCAGATACAGAGGAGCACTTGTGACGGGCTTCCCCCATGTCTTTTTGGAGTCTCGTGGAAGCCGTGAAGCAAGCAGAAGGGCACGCTCGACTCGCCGCGCGCAAGAGCGGGTTTATGCCGCAGGCGTGGTTGGACTCTTGATTCTGCGTAGGCCGTTATGGTAGATGAATGTCATTCTGGATTGGCGCGTGACACGCGAGCACCCGCGCGCTATCATCCGCCAAGACGCCGTCGAGGTGGCGGCGTGAAGGAGGTTGCAATGCTGTCCTTTGAGGAAAATGAATTCCTGTCACGAGTCGGCCCCGGCACGCCGATGGGCGAGCTTATGCGGCGTTTCTGGCAGCCCATCCTGCTCTCGGATGAGGTGCCGGACCGCGACGGCCCGCCGGTGCGCGTGCGCCTGCTCGGCGAGGACCTAGTCGCCTTCCGTGACTCCAACGGCGGCGTCGGCATGATCGACGCCTTCTGTCCCCACCGTCGCGCCGGACTCTTCTTCGGCCGGAACGAGGAGCAAGGCCTGCGGTGCGTGTACCACGGCTGGAAATTCGACGTCAGCGGCGCCTGTGTCGACATGCCGTCGGAGCCCGTGGAGAGCAATTTCAAGGACAAGGTGAAGATCCGGGCCTACCCCACGGTGGAGGCCGGGGACTGCATCTTCGTGTACATGGGGCCGCCGGAAGTGCAGCCGCCCTTCCCGCACTTGGAGTGGACGCGCGTGCCCTCCGCCAACCGGCTGGTCATGCGCTGGATCCAGGACTCCAACTACATGCAGACCATTGAGGGCGACCTGGACACGTCCCACGTTTCCTTCCTGCACCGCTGGTTCGACCCGAACAATCGCCCGCGCGTGGTGGGTCGGCGCATCAAGAATGGGAAGGACATGACCGTCATCGACGGCTCGCCGAAGCTCATCGTGAAGGAGACCGACTACGGCTTCATCTACGGCTCGCGGCGCGACATCGGCGACGGCGAGTACTACTGGCGCTGCACGCAGTTCATCCTGCCGGCCTACAACCTGATTCCCAGCCCACTGTTCCCGACGACGGGTCACGCGTGGATCCCCATCGACGACGACCACACCTCCGTCTTCTCCTTCACGTACGACCCCTATGAGCCGATCTCCGACGAGCAGCGGGAACTGCGCCGCAAGACCACCATGGACATGGAGCGCGTGCGCCACAAGACCATGGACGGCCAGATCATCGACGGCTGGCACGATGTCCGCAGGATGCAAAACGACTTCCTGATCGACCGTGACATGCAGCGGACGTTCAACTACACCGGCATCCCGGTGGGGCGCTCGCAGGACGAGGCGATGACGGACAGCATGGGCCGCATCGTGGACCGGACGCAGGAGCACCTCGGCACCAGCGACACGGCGATCATCTTCGCGCGCCGCCAGCTCCTGCGCATGGCCCGCGAGCTGCAGGAGGGCGTCGAGCCGGCCGCGGTCAGGGATGCGCCCTCCTTCAACGTCCGC
Coding sequences:
- a CDS encoding Rieske 2Fe-2S domain-containing protein, with product MLSFEENEFLSRVGPGTPMGELMRRFWQPILLSDEVPDRDGPPVRVRLLGEDLVAFRDSNGGVGMIDAFCPHRRAGLFFGRNEEQGLRCVYHGWKFDVSGACVDMPSEPVESNFKDKVKIRAYPTVEAGDCIFVYMGPPEVQPPFPHLEWTRVPSANRLVMRWIQDSNYMQTIEGDLDTSHVSFLHRWFDPNNRPRVVGRRIKNGKDMTVIDGSPKLIVKETDYGFIYGSRRDIGDGEYYWRCTQFILPAYNLIPSPLFPTTGHAWIPIDDDHTSVFSFTYDPYEPISDEQRELRRKTTMDMERVRHKTMDGQIIDGWHDVRRMQNDFLIDRDMQRTFNYTGIPVGRSQDEAMTDSMGRIVDRTQEHLGTSDTAIIFARRQLLRMARELQEGVEPAAVRDAPSFNVRAVDVVNTISDFKELMVTDGHVAKGTV